In Synechococcus sp. UW69, a single genomic region encodes these proteins:
- a CDS encoding DUF1611 domain-containing protein — MSGIQAPPGFREMRLVLLQHGGLASLTGKTGLAMLRHRAGPIVAVIDPDHAGQPLQQVTGIERDVPVVADLAAALPYHPEAAVVGLAPSGGRLPDPVRHDALAALRAGLHLASGLHTYLANDPALAEACWPNRWIWDLRREPEALGIGQAGAAALSCRRLLAVGTDMAVGKMSACLALLEAAQRSGIPARFVGTGQAGILISGEGVALDAVRVDYAAGAVEAAVLRAADALPEQGLVLVEGQGSLCHPASTATLPLLRGTQPTALLLVHRAGQQSIDRLPQIPLPDLATLVSTTEALASWARPDDSGASAKVAAVALNTARLDEHQATVEIDRVSQVLGLPCTDPIRWGAEPLLRALVDR; from the coding sequence ATGAGCGGGATTCAGGCGCCGCCAGGATTTCGAGAGATGCGCTTGGTGCTGCTCCAGCACGGCGGTTTGGCCAGTCTCACCGGCAAGACCGGGCTGGCCATGCTGCGCCACCGTGCCGGCCCGATCGTCGCGGTGATTGATCCAGACCATGCCGGCCAGCCCCTGCAGCAGGTCACCGGCATCGAGCGAGACGTGCCGGTGGTGGCGGATTTGGCCGCGGCGCTTCCGTATCACCCGGAGGCAGCTGTGGTTGGCTTGGCTCCCTCTGGTGGGCGGCTGCCGGATCCTGTTCGCCACGATGCCCTGGCGGCGTTGCGCGCAGGACTCCACCTCGCCAGTGGACTCCATACCTATCTGGCCAATGATCCGGCATTGGCAGAAGCCTGCTGGCCCAACCGCTGGATCTGGGATCTCCGACGGGAGCCGGAGGCTCTCGGTATCGGCCAAGCAGGGGCTGCAGCGCTGTCCTGTCGACGCCTTTTGGCAGTAGGAACCGACATGGCGGTGGGCAAGATGAGCGCATGCCTGGCTCTGCTGGAAGCGGCCCAGCGATCAGGGATTCCCGCGCGATTTGTTGGGACGGGGCAGGCGGGAATTCTGATCAGTGGCGAAGGGGTTGCCCTTGATGCTGTTCGGGTGGATTACGCGGCGGGAGCGGTGGAGGCGGCGGTGCTTCGGGCGGCGGATGCTCTGCCAGAGCAGGGCCTCGTGCTTGTGGAGGGGCAGGGCTCGCTGTGTCACCCCGCCTCAACCGCGACCCTGCCCCTGTTGCGGGGAACTCAGCCAACCGCCCTCTTGTTGGTGCATCGGGCCGGCCAGCAGAGCATCGATCGGTTGCCTCAGATTCCTCTTCCCGACCTCGCAACCTTGGTGAGCACCACAGAGGCCTTAGCCAGTTGGGCACGGCCTGATGATTCAGGCGCTTCAGCCAAGGTGGCTGCCGTCGCCCTCAACACGGCACGCCTTGATGAGCATCAGGCAACGGTCGAGATTGATCGGGTGAGTCAAGTTCTGGGTTTGCCCTGCACCGATCCCATTCGCTGGGGTGCCGAACCTCTGCTGAGAGCCTTGGTCGATCGTTGA
- the murA gene encoding UDP-N-acetylglucosamine 1-carboxyvinyltransferase, with product MMAVAEASQESLKQRLNVSGGHDLNGTLRVSGAKNSALVLMTASLLSQETIELTNIPALTDIDGMSAILESLGVQVDRASDRIRLTASELSGSAPPYELVNSLRASFFSIGPLLGRLGHARVPLPGGCRIGARPVVEHIRGLKALGAIVNVEHGIVTASVPGTKKRLSGAQIVLDCPSVGATETILMAAVLAEGVSTIENAAQEPEVQDLANLLNTMGARVTGAGGPVITIEGVEQLRGCSNYPVIPDRIEAGTFLMAAAITRSQLVVEPVIPEHLSAVIQKLRDCGCSIDINGRSVTITPGEITAVDITTQPFPGFPTDLQAPFMALMCTAKGTSVISEKIYENRLQHVAELQRMGASIRLKGSTAIVEGVAQLSGAPVTGTDLRAAAAMVLAGLSAKGITEVSGLKHLDRGYDDLESKLSAVGAEVKRNIP from the coding sequence ATGATGGCTGTTGCAGAAGCGTCTCAGGAGAGTCTCAAGCAACGCCTGAACGTCAGTGGCGGCCACGACCTGAACGGCACGCTTCGCGTCAGCGGGGCGAAGAACTCCGCGCTGGTGCTGATGACGGCCAGCCTCCTGAGTCAAGAGACCATTGAACTCACCAATATTCCTGCCCTGACAGACATCGATGGCATGAGTGCCATCCTTGAATCGCTGGGAGTGCAGGTTGATCGAGCCTCTGACCGCATTCGCCTTACCGCCTCCGAACTGAGTGGTTCAGCTCCGCCCTACGAACTGGTCAACAGCCTGCGCGCCAGTTTCTTCAGCATCGGACCTCTGCTGGGACGGCTGGGACATGCCCGGGTTCCCCTTCCAGGGGGATGCCGCATCGGAGCACGTCCTGTCGTCGAACACATCCGCGGCCTGAAAGCCCTCGGCGCCATCGTCAATGTGGAGCATGGGATCGTCACGGCGTCCGTTCCGGGCACTAAAAAACGCCTGTCAGGAGCTCAGATCGTTCTCGACTGTCCCAGCGTCGGAGCCACGGAAACCATCTTGATGGCCGCCGTTTTGGCGGAAGGGGTCTCAACGATTGAAAACGCCGCCCAGGAGCCTGAAGTGCAGGACCTGGCCAACCTGCTCAACACCATGGGAGCTCGCGTCACCGGAGCTGGTGGCCCGGTGATCACCATTGAAGGGGTGGAACAGCTCCGAGGATGCAGCAACTATCCGGTCATACCCGACAGGATCGAAGCAGGAACTTTCCTGATGGCTGCAGCGATCACTCGCTCACAACTGGTGGTAGAGCCCGTTATTCCGGAGCATCTCAGCGCTGTGATCCAGAAGCTCCGGGACTGCGGCTGCTCCATCGATATCAACGGGAGGTCCGTCACGATCACACCAGGTGAGATCACCGCTGTGGACATCACCACCCAACCTTTCCCAGGGTTCCCAACCGATCTTCAGGCACCGTTCATGGCCCTGATGTGCACGGCCAAAGGAACAAGTGTGATCAGCGAAAAGATCTACGAAAACCGTCTGCAGCATGTGGCCGAACTTCAGCGCATGGGAGCGTCCATTCGTCTCAAGGGCAGCACTGCCATCGTTGAGGGAGTGGCCCAGCTCAGCGGGGCCCCCGTCACTGGCACCGACCTTCGTGCAGCCGCGGCCATGGTTCTGGCAGGCCTTTCAGCCAAAGGCATCACCGAGGTGTCTGGCCTGAAACACCTCGACCGGGGTTACGACGACCTCGAAAGCAAGCTCAGCGCTGTGGGTGCTGAGGTGAAGCGCAACATCCCCTGA
- a CDS encoding aspartate aminotransferase family protein, with protein MNTYGRFPLALAKGKGCWVKDTQGRRYLDAVAGIATCTLGHSDRAMHRALRRQLGRLQHVSNLYQIPEQEQLASWLVNHSCADSVFFCNSGAEANEAAIKLARKHGHQRRGIQQPVILTAAASFHGRTLAAVTATGQPKYHKGFEPMVTGFDYFPYNDLSALEALINRYEQVGPSIAAVLVEPLQGEGGVNPGDRAFFSRLREICTQRNILLILDEVQVGMGRSGRLWGYEQLGITPDAFTLAKGLGGGHAIGALLVNASADVFEPGDHASTFGGNPFACRAGLTVATEIERRGLLNNVTARGEQLRDGLQELVKCFPEHLETVRGWGLLQGIVIRESSSWKAPQLAQAAIDQGLLLVAAGPSVLRMVPPLTINQREIRELLRRLAATLSSLS; from the coding sequence ATGAACACCTACGGCCGTTTTCCTCTGGCTTTGGCCAAAGGGAAGGGTTGTTGGGTCAAAGACACGCAAGGTCGGAGATACCTCGATGCGGTCGCTGGCATCGCGACCTGCACGCTGGGCCACAGCGACAGGGCAATGCATCGCGCTCTGCGCAGACAGCTGGGACGACTCCAGCACGTATCAAATCTCTATCAGATTCCTGAACAGGAGCAGCTAGCGAGCTGGCTGGTGAACCACAGCTGCGCCGACAGCGTGTTCTTCTGCAATTCCGGCGCCGAAGCCAATGAAGCCGCCATCAAGCTGGCTCGTAAACATGGCCATCAACGTCGAGGCATTCAACAGCCCGTGATCCTCACGGCGGCAGCCAGCTTCCATGGCCGCACCCTCGCTGCTGTTACAGCCACTGGTCAACCCAAATACCACAAGGGTTTTGAACCCATGGTGACCGGGTTTGATTACTTCCCCTACAACGATCTCTCGGCCCTAGAAGCCCTGATCAACCGCTATGAACAAGTCGGCCCCTCCATCGCGGCTGTGCTGGTGGAACCCCTCCAAGGGGAAGGTGGCGTCAATCCCGGAGACCGCGCGTTCTTCTCACGCTTGCGCGAGATCTGCACACAACGGAACATCCTGCTGATTCTCGACGAGGTGCAGGTGGGCATGGGACGAAGCGGCCGCTTGTGGGGCTACGAACAACTGGGCATTACCCCTGACGCCTTCACCCTGGCCAAGGGGCTGGGGGGTGGCCATGCCATCGGCGCCCTGCTGGTGAACGCATCAGCTGACGTGTTCGAACCCGGAGACCACGCCAGCACTTTTGGCGGCAATCCCTTCGCGTGCCGGGCCGGGTTGACGGTGGCGACCGAGATCGAACGGCGGGGGCTACTCAACAACGTCACAGCCCGCGGTGAACAGCTGCGCGACGGACTCCAAGAACTGGTGAAATGTTTCCCAGAGCACCTGGAAACAGTGCGGGGTTGGGGCCTACTGCAAGGCATCGTGATCCGTGAAAGCAGCAGCTGGAAGGCTCCTCAGCTGGCTCAAGCCGCCATTGATCAAGGCCTTCTGCTGGTAGCGGCCGGGCCCTCCGTGCTGCGCATGGTTCCCCCCCTGACCATCAACCAGCGCGAGATCCGCGAACTGCTGCGCCGTCTGGCGGCGACCCTCTCCAGCCTCAGCTGA
- a CDS encoding amidohydrolase family protein, giving the protein MTDAQSLQSQSESGVLEAWVPLGLVDFDPATPLPAIQKQGLTPVRLAWHQGRLLEPRPLTADQSPPSRMVLPRLVDCHVHLDKAYTWQEHPNLSGSYGGALDANLQEHNTRTVASILQRGERALERAFGHGLRAMRSHVDSGGPGAEPSWEALLTLQQRWRSRIDLQLVALVPLEFWCSAEAEDLARRVAASGGCLGGVLTPPCGSAAVTHQLEELLRLADRHSCGVDLHIDEADHGPAEGMVQLLKALRRVPVQVPVTCSHASSLSLLPPPRLARLGERMAAAQLRVIALPLTNAWLLARSDDATPLQRPQAPIRQLQRCGVTVAVAGDNVADPWFPGGDFDPLALLAASMPLTQLLPWQRLGLAPFTTAPPAILQLEWDGVLRAGAPADLICMEGQGWSDLMRCPPQRQVLVNGHWVSSPGARP; this is encoded by the coding sequence GTGACGGATGCCCAGTCGCTCCAGTCACAGTCTGAGAGTGGTGTCCTTGAGGCTTGGGTTCCCCTGGGGCTGGTTGATTTCGACCCTGCGACACCCCTGCCAGCAATCCAGAAACAGGGGCTGACGCCTGTGCGGCTCGCCTGGCATCAGGGACGTCTGCTTGAGCCCAGGCCCCTGACGGCTGATCAGTCGCCACCATCGCGGATGGTGCTGCCGCGATTGGTGGACTGCCATGTTCATTTGGACAAGGCCTACACCTGGCAGGAGCACCCCAACCTCAGCGGCAGCTACGGAGGTGCCCTGGACGCCAACCTGCAGGAGCACAACACCCGAACCGTGGCATCCATTCTCCAGCGCGGGGAGCGAGCGTTGGAGAGGGCATTCGGCCATGGACTGCGTGCCATGCGTAGTCATGTCGACAGTGGTGGTCCTGGTGCCGAGCCCAGCTGGGAGGCACTGCTCACCCTTCAGCAGCGCTGGCGCAGCCGCATCGATCTTCAGCTGGTGGCGCTTGTTCCCCTGGAGTTCTGGTGTTCAGCTGAAGCGGAGGATTTGGCACGTCGCGTCGCCGCCAGTGGTGGCTGCCTCGGCGGTGTTCTCACCCCTCCCTGTGGATCGGCTGCGGTGACTCATCAGCTGGAGGAGTTGTTGCGCCTTGCCGATCGCCACAGCTGCGGCGTTGATTTGCACATTGATGAGGCCGACCATGGCCCGGCCGAGGGCATGGTTCAGCTGCTGAAGGCTCTGCGGCGCGTGCCCGTCCAGGTTCCTGTCACCTGCAGCCATGCCAGCAGTCTTTCTCTGCTGCCGCCTCCACGCTTGGCAAGGTTGGGAGAGCGCATGGCGGCAGCACAGCTCCGCGTGATCGCACTACCCCTCACCAATGCCTGGTTGCTAGCGCGATCGGACGACGCCACCCCGCTTCAGCGTCCGCAAGCCCCGATCCGTCAGTTGCAACGCTGTGGCGTCACGGTGGCGGTAGCGGGTGACAACGTGGCCGACCCCTGGTTCCCCGGAGGCGATTTCGATCCATTGGCCCTGCTGGCCGCGTCGATGCCGTTGACCCAGTTGTTGCCGTGGCAGCGCCTGGGCCTGGCCCCCTTCACGACGGCACCGCCGGCCATTCTTCAACTGGAATGGGATGGGGTGCTGCGGGCTGGTGCTCCTGCGGATCTGATCTGCATGGAGGGCCAGGGATGGTCGGATCTGATGCGATGTCCCCCGCAGCGCCAGGTTCTCGTAAACGGCCACTGGGTGTCGTCTCCGGGCGCTAGACCCTGA
- a CDS encoding dipeptide epimerase — protein sequence MGWALRRFSLTKAVPLTISRGTTASVVRLELTLDRDGLIGRGETGGFETGHRAFALEAVEEELLALLPQLDALDPDRPQRFEPLLTPLSPPARCAIDLALWDWHGQRLGHPLWRLWGLDGATGVATSVTLGLASVTAVLERLTRWWTQLPATRVKLKLGSPDGLDHDLSLLEAVAQAITDQTQRQGVAIELQVDANGGWSVDQAKRMLEPLATHQVVLLEQPLAPDLDPACDTAGFAALHPHCPMPLVADESCWDLEDLLRLAPVVDGVNLKLLKTGGLSQALLMAQVAQRKGLDLMVGCYSDSSLLNGAAAQLLPLIRWPDLDSHLNLVDDPFAGLDLQDDRLHPSSMSGLGIRPAAVRP from the coding sequence ATGGGCTGGGCCCTCAGGCGGTTTTCGCTCACCAAGGCTGTGCCCCTCACGATCAGCAGGGGTACCACAGCATCTGTGGTGCGCTTGGAGCTCACGCTTGACCGGGATGGTCTGATCGGTCGCGGTGAGACGGGTGGATTCGAGACCGGTCATCGTGCCTTTGCGCTCGAGGCGGTGGAAGAGGAGCTGCTTGCGTTGCTGCCGCAATTGGATGCTTTGGATCCCGACCGTCCGCAACGGTTTGAGCCCCTGCTGACGCCCTTGAGTCCGCCGGCCCGTTGTGCCATCGACCTGGCCTTGTGGGACTGGCATGGGCAACGGCTTGGCCACCCGTTGTGGCGCCTCTGGGGTCTCGATGGAGCGACCGGGGTCGCCACCAGCGTCACCCTGGGACTGGCCTCTGTGACTGCCGTGCTGGAGCGTCTGACGCGCTGGTGGACGCAGCTGCCGGCAACGCGGGTGAAGCTCAAACTGGGCAGTCCCGATGGGTTGGACCATGACCTGAGCCTGCTCGAGGCGGTGGCCCAGGCCATCACGGACCAAACCCAGCGGCAGGGCGTAGCGATCGAACTGCAGGTGGATGCCAACGGCGGTTGGAGCGTGGATCAGGCCAAGCGGATGCTGGAGCCCCTGGCAACACACCAGGTGGTTCTGCTGGAACAACCCCTGGCTCCCGATCTGGATCCGGCGTGCGATACGGCGGGCTTCGCGGCACTGCATCCGCACTGCCCAATGCCTCTTGTGGCGGATGAAAGCTGCTGGGATCTAGAGGATCTGCTGCGCCTGGCACCGGTGGTGGATGGCGTGAATCTCAAGCTTCTGAAGACCGGTGGGCTTAGTCAGGCTCTGCTGATGGCCCAGGTGGCGCAGCGGAAGGGGTTGGACCTGATGGTGGGCTGTTATTCCGATAGCTCACTGCTCAACGGTGCTGCGGCCCAGTTGCTGCCCCTGATTCGTTGGCCCGATCTCGACAGCCATCTCAACTTGGTTGACGATCCATTCGCTGGTCTGGATCTGCAGGACGATCGCTTGCACCCTTCATCGATGTCTGGCTTGGGGATTCGCCCCGCGGCAGTCAGGCCTTGA
- a CDS encoding DUF4359 domain-containing protein yields the protein MSPSSRPQRVPALALLTGGVAMAGVLSLVFSNPSMDDYEAHAGAQLVKLGTQELCEAPNLPMVLRLWISNCPELIASQRDALAALAGQFTTRRNLGVASLYSTSMEGKQLLPGLRLPGFDVLSLGVAGRFVILRTDAINGAEE from the coding sequence GTGTCCCCTTCATCGCGTCCGCAACGTGTGCCTGCACTGGCGCTGTTGACGGGGGGTGTCGCCATGGCCGGTGTGCTGTCGCTGGTGTTCTCCAATCCGTCCATGGACGATTACGAGGCCCATGCCGGAGCTCAGTTGGTCAAGTTGGGCACCCAGGAACTGTGCGAGGCACCGAACCTGCCCATGGTGCTGCGTCTTTGGATTAGCAATTGCCCTGAGTTGATTGCCTCTCAGCGGGATGCTCTGGCGGCGCTGGCCGGTCAGTTCACCACCCGTCGCAACTTAGGGGTGGCCAGCTTGTATTCCACCAGCATGGAGGGCAAGCAGTTGTTGCCGGGGCTGCGTCTGCCCGGCTTCGATGTGCTGAGCCTTGGTGTGGCAGGTCGTTTTGTGATCCTCAGAACCGACGCCATCAACGGTGCAGAGGAGTGA
- a CDS encoding FAD-binding oxidoreductase, translating into MGRAEALIALRQALSVVPDLELLAEPADLQRFSRDAFEYSPVLTPRLEPCRADLVARPRTVEAVERLASACAEHQVPLTLRGSGTGNYGQCVPLQGGVVMLTTSLCQIRSIDAATGVVTVEPGCVMRDLDQELRRYGRQLRLMPSTWRSATIGGFVAGGSGGIGSLRWGFLRDPGHLLGMEVVPLRPDAQRHQIGEVDAEALNHAYGTNGIITALRLATAPVVNWQQVSVDCERWEQAIELMHRVAVSALDLHLGTLLEQPLLSRMPSWGGPAVSAHRLLLLVAPDGLTSLQRMVQSAGATLRDLGPEDLSGGNGLRELSWNHTTLHVRASEPGWTYLQMLLPQPEAPAIAALRQRWGDDLIWHLELVRQQGCPRLAALPLVRWRGAEQLDRLMDDCRAVGAVLFNPHVITVEDGGLGVIDADQVAAKHRFDPAGLLNPGKLRGWEERL; encoded by the coding sequence ATGGGTCGCGCCGAAGCCTTAATCGCCCTGCGGCAAGCCCTCAGCGTTGTCCCTGATCTTGAGCTGTTGGCTGAACCAGCAGACCTTCAGCGTTTTTCCCGGGATGCCTTCGAGTACTCCCCGGTTTTGACACCACGACTGGAACCATGTCGTGCTGACTTGGTGGCCCGGCCTCGCACTGTGGAGGCCGTTGAACGGCTTGCCTCAGCCTGCGCCGAGCATCAGGTTCCCCTGACCCTGCGCGGGTCCGGTACGGGGAATTACGGCCAATGTGTGCCCCTGCAAGGAGGCGTGGTGATGCTCACCACATCCCTGTGTCAGATCCGATCAATTGATGCGGCGACGGGGGTGGTCACCGTGGAACCGGGCTGTGTGATGCGCGATCTGGATCAGGAGCTGCGCAGGTATGGGCGCCAGCTGCGCTTGATGCCGAGCACCTGGCGCAGCGCCACCATCGGTGGCTTCGTTGCTGGGGGCTCCGGTGGCATCGGTTCGTTGCGCTGGGGCTTTTTGCGCGATCCAGGCCATTTGCTCGGGATGGAGGTTGTACCGCTCCGTCCCGATGCCCAACGCCATCAGATCGGCGAGGTGGATGCCGAAGCGTTGAACCATGCCTACGGCACGAACGGCATCATTACGGCCCTCAGATTGGCCACCGCTCCAGTGGTCAACTGGCAACAGGTGAGTGTGGACTGCGAGCGTTGGGAGCAGGCGATTGAGTTGATGCATAGGGTCGCGGTATCCGCCTTGGATCTTCATCTAGGAACCCTGCTTGAACAGCCGCTTCTGTCGCGGATGCCCAGTTGGGGAGGTCCTGCCGTATCTGCCCACAGGTTGCTGTTGCTCGTCGCGCCGGATGGGCTCACCAGCCTGCAACGAATGGTGCAGTCAGCCGGGGCCACCCTGCGGGATCTCGGGCCTGAAGATCTCTCAGGGGGCAATGGATTGCGTGAGCTGAGCTGGAATCACACCACCCTGCATGTGCGGGCCTCAGAGCCGGGATGGACCTACCTGCAGATGCTGTTGCCGCAGCCGGAGGCTCCAGCAATTGCAGCGTTGAGGCAGCGGTGGGGAGACGACCTGATCTGGCATCTCGAGCTTGTGCGCCAGCAGGGCTGTCCACGCTTGGCCGCCCTGCCGCTGGTGCGGTGGCGGGGGGCTGAGCAGCTGGACCGATTGATGGACGACTGCAGGGCAGTGGGTGCCGTGCTGTTCAACCCCCATGTGATCACGGTGGAGGATGGCGGCCTTGGCGTCATCGACGCTGATCAGGTGGCGGCCAAGCACCGCTTTGATCCCGCTGGCCTGCTCAATCCAGGCAAGCTGCGGGGCTGGGAGGAGCGCCTCTGA
- a CDS encoding pentapeptide repeat-containing protein translates to MPLLLMGTPAQALDTSAGAGLQDRALFQEKVDYTLTNQSNGDFQGQNLANTSFAGAVGRGANFQGANLHGAILTQGAFAEADFRDADLSDALMDRADFVDTDLRNAVLTGIIASGSSFSNAQIEGADFTDALLDRDDQRRLCREAEGINPSTGVATFDSLGC, encoded by the coding sequence ATGCCCCTCCTGTTGATGGGAACTCCGGCCCAAGCCCTAGACACCTCCGCCGGGGCGGGGTTGCAGGACAGGGCCTTGTTCCAGGAAAAGGTGGATTACACGCTCACCAACCAAAGCAACGGAGATTTCCAGGGACAGAACCTGGCCAACACATCCTTTGCAGGAGCCGTTGGCCGCGGCGCGAATTTCCAAGGCGCCAACCTCCATGGGGCGATCCTCACCCAGGGGGCCTTTGCCGAAGCTGATTTCCGCGATGCTGATCTCTCCGATGCATTGATGGATCGCGCCGACTTCGTGGACACCGATCTACGCAACGCCGTGCTCACGGGGATCATCGCGTCAGGCAGCAGCTTCAGTAATGCCCAGATCGAGGGGGCTGATTTCACCGACGCCCTGCTCGATCGTGATGATCAACGCCGGCTTTGTCGGGAGGCGGAGGGCATCAACCCCAGCACCGGAGTCGCCACCTTCGACAGCCTCGGATGCTGA
- a CDS encoding folylpolyglutamate synthase/dihydrofolate synthase family protein has protein sequence MDELSDLIPRFDLRGMDLQLDRMHAALHELDHPCQAVPAIQVLGTNGKGSIVSFLESALCAAGLRCGVTTSPHLVSWCERIRIQGEPIAVETLRSQLQALQPLNERHRLTPFELLVTAAFLEFQRHACELMVLEVGLGGRLDATTAHPHRPVIAVASIGLDHCEHLGNNLTAIAMEKAAAIPPYATVISGAQDPAVQTVLDETCRKQQANLTWVQPLESSWELGLAGEIQRSNAAVALGALKALSSLGWTLPEAVIREGFATARWPGRLETVRWREHRLRLDGAHNPPAAVQLAEERVHWTSASIGVVWILAIQAHKDAAAMLQALLQPQDQAWIIPVPGHKSWCRAALLKELPDRGNQLQEADSLETVLNQLNSDGWPTPMPIVAGSLYLIGDLFARGVVTAE, from the coding sequence GTGGATGAGCTCTCTGATCTGATCCCACGCTTCGACCTGCGTGGCATGGATCTGCAGTTGGATCGCATGCATGCGGCCCTCCACGAGCTTGACCATCCATGTCAGGCGGTTCCCGCGATTCAGGTGCTTGGCACCAACGGCAAGGGGTCCATCGTCAGCTTTCTGGAATCAGCCCTCTGTGCCGCAGGACTCCGCTGCGGGGTCACCACCTCCCCGCACCTGGTGAGCTGGTGCGAACGGATTCGGATCCAGGGAGAGCCGATTGCCGTTGAAACGCTGCGATCCCAGTTGCAGGCTCTCCAACCCCTCAACGAACGGCATCGGCTGACCCCCTTTGAACTGCTCGTGACCGCAGCATTTTTGGAATTTCAACGGCACGCCTGTGAACTCATGGTGCTGGAAGTAGGCCTGGGGGGACGGCTTGACGCCACAACAGCGCATCCCCACCGGCCCGTGATTGCCGTCGCCAGCATTGGACTGGATCACTGCGAACACCTGGGCAACAACCTCACCGCCATCGCGATGGAGAAGGCGGCGGCGATCCCCCCGTACGCCACCGTGATCAGCGGGGCACAAGATCCCGCCGTGCAGACCGTCCTGGACGAGACGTGCCGAAAGCAGCAGGCCAACCTGACGTGGGTGCAGCCCCTGGAATCATCCTGGGAGCTGGGCCTGGCAGGAGAAATCCAGAGAAGCAACGCCGCTGTAGCCCTTGGAGCTTTAAAGGCCTTGTCGAGCTTGGGCTGGACCCTGCCTGAGGCAGTGATCCGTGAGGGGTTCGCGACAGCCCGCTGGCCCGGTCGTCTGGAGACCGTGCGTTGGAGGGAACACCGGCTTCGCCTTGACGGAGCTCACAATCCACCCGCCGCGGTGCAGCTGGCCGAGGAACGCGTTCATTGGACCAGCGCATCCATAGGTGTGGTCTGGATCCTGGCCATTCAGGCCCACAAGGATGCTGCCGCCATGCTCCAGGCCTTGCTACAGCCCCAGGACCAAGCCTGGATCATTCCAGTACCGGGCCACAAAAGCTGGTGCCGAGCGGCCCTCCTCAAGGAACTCCCAGACCGCGGCAACCAGTTGCAAGAGGCCGACAGCCTTGAAACTGTGCTGAACCAACTCAACAGCGATGGATGGCCAACGCCGATGCCAATTGTTGCCGGATCGCTGTATCTGATCGGGGACCTGTTCGCTCGCGGCGTTGTAACGGCAGAGTGA